A region of the Roseobacter denitrificans OCh 114 genome:
CCGAACCGTCGCCGCTCGGACGCCAGTTCCTTCATCCTGGCCCGCAATTCCGTGTCGGCGGGGCGCTTCGACCTTCGCCGATAAACACGCGGATCGATCCCGGCCAAGGAACAGGCCCGTTTCTGATTGTAGCCCTTGGTCTTCATGGCCCAGTTCACAGCATTCCTCCTCGAACCGGGCCTCAGAAGTTTTTTCCGAGCATCTCTTTCAGCGTCGCCACGTCCATCATCTGCTCGGCCAGCATCTTCTTCAGTTTGGTGTTCTCGCTTTCAAGCGTCTTGAGCCGCCGTGCGTCGGACACTTCCATGCCGCCATACTTGGATCGCCACTTGTAAAAAGTCGCATCGCTGATCCCATGCTTGCGGCACAGCTCTTTCGCGCCAAGCCCGGCCTGGTGCTCTTTCAAAATGCCAATGATCTGCTCTTCGCTGAAACGGCTTCTCTTCATCGTCTGTCTCCTCAGTTGGAGAACAGGCTAACCAAAATTCGAGGACTTTTCAGGGGAGCAGGTCAGTTCGAAAGAGCCGATTAAAGACGTTTGTACAATCCGAGCCCCACCGACATCCAAACTCCCGTCAGCAGCATTCGATAAACAATCAAACGCTCCGCCATAACCCCGACTATACGCGTCCATCGACAATATGGCGTGGAAAAGCTCTGAACTCAGATTACTCGTTGCCATGATAACCCCCGTTAACCGCAAACTCCGACTTCAACTACCATTAAGTTTCCATTTGAGAACAAGCTAATGTCGAGCAATCAGCAGTTTTATCATTAGCTTGTCCTAAGCAGCCGGCTTTGTTCAACGCGACGTTGAAGAAGCTGAGCTTTTACTAGGTCTTTGTTCGCAAAGCTGCATTTGCGGGCATTTAATTTCGTCGGGTGAAGGCACCCATGCTGTTACCAGTCACCACCATGAAGATCGCGTGCGGGAGTTCGACCAACAGGTAGGCCACAACGCCTTCTGGCCTATGCCTTACTACTTGGGCCATACAAACACGCTGCAGTGAACCCGAATGTCCTTTTCTTTCGAAGCGCCCTAGCAATTTATGGGTGTGACCTCGGGATACCTCTTATTGGGTCTAGGGCCTCGCGCAGTGGCTTGAAGCATTTTTTCTCGGCGGGCTGTGAAGCGATGCGTGCGAGATCATAGAGATGGACCATGTCATTTTTTGGAAAGGGTATTTCATCCACAGCTTTGAATGACACTCATGTCGGGTAAGAGTTCGCCTGCCAATATGCTTCAAGAAAGGGCGCTTGAACCTTGGCGAGTTGGTGCGTTGCTTGTCTCTATTTATCGCGCCATGTATCCAAAGTTTATGTCATCTGGTTCATTTAGCTGAAAGTGGTGAAGATTACTGGGACCGCCCAATTGCGTGAACCGCGAAGATCCGATCCTAGATATCCACATTCCGAACCGAGCAACCGCATATAGCTGCTCAAAAACCAACATCTCTGTGCGACAAACGCACAGGATTTTACGCCTTACGCGCGATGCCATCCGCCATTCCGACAATCCCATCCGGGCAAACGACGATCTGATCCGGGCAAACGACGATCTGATCCGGCAAAACGACAACAGTTTTGCAGAACTACAGCTAGTTTCAGGTCTTCGCCCCAAGTCCAGTTCAGGTGCAACAGCCGATAAACTACTAATATAGTGACATAAAATGAAATAGGCCCTTTCAAAAGTCCAGACCGGTTAGCGATAAAAAAAGACCACAGCCAAACACTCCCTTTGTGACATCCGGCGAAAATCGGCAGTTATCCAGCGAGAGTTGGCACTTTTGCCGGGCAAGACTGGAACTTTCATCATTTTGGGTGAGTTTGGGAGCCTTCTGTTTGCAGAGGTTGCCCTTTTGTTCGATCTGAAAAGCTGCCCCAGAACAGTGCAGGCAGTCGGTCTTGGATTCGGCACCCAGCGGCGGGAAGCGGGAGTTCGCTGCGGGCGCGACAATGCCGGTTGCCGCCAACAAAAGCAGACATTGAGCCGGTACCGGTGCTATTCCTTTTGATCGCACAAGACATGAATGCTGAGCCTACAGTTAGCGTACTTCGTTTCTCTTCTTGTCAATCTGATGCTCGAATGTTTCCAATAGAACATGGCCTTTGAGCCATTGACCAACATAGTTCGTCACCCTGATGTCCCCTATCGCGCTAACAAGTTCGGTCAGCATATCGGCAAGCTCAATCCCATCGAGTCGCAAAAGTCGGCGCAAGACTATGCTTGTAGCGCGCTGCGCTTTCAGCCCTCCGCCGTAGTACCGAAAGGCACGCCCAATGAACTCTGCCGACGTAAGGATGTTACTGTTGATGTCCGCATTGGGCGTGCCAAGATAGGCAGCTGCTCTTTCGAACCTCTCCAGCGTCGCTGTTTCATCAACAATCAACATTCTATGTAACATCTGACCATTGAGCGATACGTAGGAGTGCCCATGCCCGCAGAGCTTGAGGAGCACATCTGCGTAGGCATCAATGCTCAAAGTGCCTTCGATTGCCACAACCCGTAATAAGGCGTCCAGACCAAACGCCTGCTCTTTGCAAATTTTCGTCGCTACCTGCCGAAGCCTAAGATCCGCCGACAAGAGCACTCCGTTTTCCCGTAGCATGACTGAGAGACAATCAAACTGACTGCCTAAAAAGTTAGACATGCGCAGCAACTCGCCATCCATTTTGGTGGGGACTTCAATTCCAACGACCTGACAGATGTCTGCGATGTGCTGTCGCGTCATTTTGAGCGAGGATGCATGCTCTACCACTTCTTCGGCCGTAGTTTCATGGATTACGTAACCGTCGTCGTGCGCCGTCATGGTGGCCTGCTGCCGGTTTCGTGGACACCGAGATAAGGTTTTTATGAAACTGGAGGATCTATATGACGAGAAGGATGTTCAGCCGCGAGTTCAAGCAGGAAGCGGTGAAATTGGTGACGAAGCGTGGCGTGAGTGCGGCGCAAGCTTCGAGGGATCTGGGAATACATGCGACTGTGCTGCGCCGTTGGGTTCGGGCAGCAGCGGTTGATGGCCCGGCAGCGTTTCCAGGGAATGGTAAGTTAACACCTGAGCAGGAAGAGCTCAGGATTCTTCGACGTGAGGTCGCCAAGCTGAAGGCGGAGCGTGACATCTTAAAAAAAGCGGCCGCCTACTTCGCCAAGGACCAGCTGTGATGTTTGGGTTTGTGGCGAAGCACCGAGGGGTCTGGCCAGTGAGTTGGATGTGTGATGCGCTCGGTGTGTCACGAAGCGGCTTTCATGCCTGGCTGACGCGACCGCGCAGCGACCGGTCTATTCGCGACGAAGAGCTTTCGGCGGCGATCCGTGCGAGCTTTCTGCGATCGGACCGAACCTATGGAGCCCGACGGGTCTGGCACGATCTTCTCGAAGAAGGTTATGCCTGTGGCCTGCATTGCGTTGAACGATTGATGCGACAAGCAGCGTTCAAGGCCCGCCCCAAGCGTCGGCAACCGCCAAAAGACCAAGGCATGAGGTCGGTCATAGCTGCCAACGTGCTTGAACGAGAGTTTGATGCGGATGGGCCGAACCAGAAATGGGTGGCCGACTTCACCTATGTCTGGACCGCGCAAGGGTGGCTCTACGTTGCAGCCGTCATCGATCTGTTCTCGCGGCGTGTCGTTGGCTGGTCAATGAGCGAACAAATGACGTCTCAGATGGTCACGGACGCTCTGATCATGGCGATCTGGCGCAGAGGCAGGCCCGACGAGTTGCTGCACCATTCCGACCAGGGCAGCCAATACACCAGTGAGCCGTTCCAGCGACTGATGGCCGATCACGGCATCACCTGTTCGATGAGCCGTTCAGGGAATGTCTGGGACAACGCTGCAATGGAAAGCTTCTTCTCTTCGCTTAAGACAGAACGGATCAAACGCAAAACCTACAGAACCAGAAAGCACGCGCGCGCAGATGTCTTCGATTACATCGAACGCTTCTACAACCCGAAGCGTCGCCACTCGACCATCGGCTAGCTAAGCCCTATCACATTCGAGGAGCGAGCTATGAAAGCTTAAGTTGCCGTCCACGAAACCGGCAGCAGGCCAGTTTGATGACTACAGCTGCCATCGCCTCCAGTTGGTAGGCATAAGCATTGTCCCCAACCAAGATCGGTTGCGCCCCGGTGTCAGCGATAGGTGTGTCTATAGCAGAAGCCGCGCCTTCGTCAGCCGTAAATGGCACGACAAACCGACGCCCATCCCAAGTCATGTCTTCTCGGCTCCAAACGCGGGCTTGCGACATGTTGAACGCCTTAGCCAAGTGGGCCGATTGACTATAAAGCAGAACAGACGAAAATGAATGAAGCAGGTGTCCAAGAAACTTAGCCCTCAGTCAGACAAGCAGCAACTGTCACACATTCACAATAACTGAGTTTACTCCATCTCAGTTTGCCAACCACCCCAGTACTTCCGCAGTGGTAAATTAGCCCATCTCAAACTGACGACTCATTCTTAGACGATGAAATCACCAAGGATGTAATCTCCAGATGAGGTACCCGCGCCATCATTAATCTGGATCGCAAATTCGATCACGTCGTCGTCGTCAGTGTTCGCATACAATAGCGTCGGCCCGCCCGCATTTTCGAGCCAGAATCCGCCTGCACCGAAAGACAGGCCCGCCTCTGTTGTCTGTAGTCCAAGGAAGGTGAACGTTTGATTTCCGCTGATAAGGGCATTCGCGTCGATGTTTGACAAATCTATGCGGTCGCCCCCTGCAACGCCAACGCCGTCCATCCCCACGATGACATCCATGCTTGTAGGGTTCGATTCCTCGACGCTGTTGAATTGATAAATATCGTTCTGCGCATTTCCTAGCAGGACATCCGCCCCCAAGCCGCCAACCAGAATATCGAGGCCGTTGCCACCCTCGAGGCGGTCATTTCCCGACCCACCATCAAGGAAATCAAAGCCATCGCCACCGAATAGCCGGTCATTGCCATTCTCACCATTCAGCTCATCGTTCTGCTGGTTGCCCTGTAGAAAGTCATCACCTTCACCGCCAAAAAGCCGGTCCTCATTCGCGCCACCGAACAGTATGTCATTGCCGTTGTCACCATAGAGAAGGTCGTTCCCACCACCGCCTCGCAGCTCGTCGAGACCGTCGCCACCAACCAACGTATCCATTCCGACCTGACCAACCAAAGTGTCGTCGCCGTTCTCCCCGGCGATAAAGTCATTGCCCGCGCTGCCATCCAGCACATCGTTGCCTTCGCCACCACGCAGAGTGTCATTTCCGTCACCGCCAAAGGCTTCGTCATCCCCGTCACCACCTTCAATGACATCGCTGCCTGTCCCGCCGCGGAACATATCATTACCAAGACCGCCAAACATGTTGTCGTCGCCGGCATTGCCAATCAGCAGATCATCCCCAGCACCCCCTTCCATGTCGTCATCGCCACTGCCGCCGTACATGGTATCATTTCCGTCGCCGCCTCTGATCTCGTCATTATCGTCGCCGCCGTTCAGAACATCGCCGCCTACGCCCCCCGACAGCACATCTTGGCCATCGAAACCAAGTATCCGATCATTGCCAGTCAAACCCTCAATCTTGTCACTCGACACTGTACCTGTGAGGAAGTCATTAACGATGGACCCTACTATTAAGTTTTGTATCGAACCTGAACCAAGCGTGATTTCAGTGGTTCCTTTGACAACACTAAAATCAAGGCCCGCTGAAGCGAATGAACCTTGCAAAGTTATGACACTGTCGACGGTACCATCGCCATCTACGTCAAATGACGAGATTGCTGAACCCGTTGTGTAAACAGTTTGCAGACTGAAGAAGCTAGAACTGACAATCAAAACATCCTGTTGTTCAAAATCAGATATCACATCACCATTTAAATCAGAAACGGTGCCAAAAATTCGGTCATTGCCATCACCAGTTGAGATCAGATCAGCCCCGGCTCCGGCAATTACATCATCGTTACCGCCGCCCGCATTTATCGTATCATCCCCTTCTTGAGCATAAATCACATCACCAATATCACGTCCGGTTATTGTATCGTTCCCTTGACCGGAAAATATAACTGAGGCTTGCAACTCGTTTTGATCCAGTGTTTCAGCGGCGCCGGTACCGTAGTGCCAAAGTGCGGGCTCCAAAAGCGCTTGTATTCCGAGCCGCGTTTCAACCCAGTCCAACCCGCTAAACCGACCGAACTGGAACTGAGACGTCAAAACAGTGCCATCTGCGTCTATTTCTAGATGATCACCAGAAACGAATAAGGCAACCTGATCCAGATGATCGACACCTCGCAGGGACAATCCGTCCCAACCCGCTCGGTCATACATGATGTCGGCGCCGTCTCCCGCTTCCCAAATGTAAAGATCATCCCCGCCATCTCCGTAGACGGTATCCACATCCGCCCCCCCGATCAGCGTGTCATTCCCTTCGGCACCCCATAGTTCATCGCGACCACCCTCGCCGTTCAACGTATTAGGTCCGAAATCGCGAAAGTTCGGCCCTTGTGCATAAATCGTATCGTGGCCATCGCCAGCAAAGAAAACATCTTGGCGCGACCCGCCAAAGACGATCCCATTCAGGATATCGTCCCCATCTGTGCCGCGCGTCTCTATGATCAAATCTGCCAGAGCGATCTCATCGCCATTGTCGAACCGTAGAATGTCAAAAGCGCCACTGTACCCTGATGCATAATCAAACTGCGTGCTGATCAACAGTATACCACCGGCAACGCTGTCGATGCTGATCTCAAGCTCATCGCCGTTGAGGCGCGTAAACCCAAGCATATCTAGCGAGATCCCCGGACCAAAGACGATCACATCCTGTCCGTTTCTTTCAGTCAGCGTATCGTCACCATCGCCCAAAGCGTAAAAGACAGTGTCATCACCCGTGCCTGCCCGGATCAAGTCGTCCCCAACCCCACCATCCAAAAGGTCTTGTCCGGCGTCGCCGTCCAACGTATCTTGTCCTGCGCCACCTTC
Encoded here:
- a CDS encoding PIN domain-containing protein, encoding MTAHDDGYVIHETTAEEVVEHASSLKMTRQHIADICQVVGIEVPTKMDGELLRMSNFLGSQFDCLSVMLRENGVLLSADLRLRQVATKICKEQAFGLDALLRVVAIEGTLSIDAYADVLLKLCGHGHSYVSLNGQMLHRMLIVDETATLERFERAAAYLGTPNADINSNILTSAEFIGRAFRYYGGGLKAQRATSIVLRRLLRLDGIELADMLTELVSAIGDIRVTNYVGQWLKGHVLLETFEHQIDKKRNEVR
- a CDS encoding calcium-binding protein — translated: MFETIGTDGDDIILGIRFGGSSKDVIRGRAGNDTIYAYGANERDFGPNALFGEEGDDTLFGALGDDRIEGGAGQDTLDGDAGQDLLDGGVGDDLIRAGTGDDTVFYALGDGDDTLTERNGQDVIVFGPGISLDMLGFTRLNGDELEISIDSVAGGILLISTQFDYASGYSGAFDILRFDNGDEIALADLIIETRGTDGDDILNGIVFGGSRQDVFFAGDGHDTIYAQGPNFRDFGPNTLNGEGGRDELWGAEGNDTLIGGADVDTVYGDGGDDLYIWEAGDGADIMYDRAGWDGLSLRGVDHLDQVALFVSGDHLEIDADGTVLTSQFQFGRFSGLDWVETRLGIQALLEPALWHYGTGAAETLDQNELQASVIFSGQGNDTITGRDIGDVIYAQEGDDTINAGGGNDDVIAGAGADLISTGDGNDRIFGTVSDLNGDVISDFEQQDVLIVSSSFFSLQTVYTTGSAISSFDVDGDGTVDSVITLQGSFASAGLDFSVVKGTTEITLGSGSIQNLIVGSIVNDFLTGTVSSDKIEGLTGNDRILGFDGQDVLSGGVGGDVLNGGDDNDEIRGGDGNDTMYGGSGDDDMEGGAGDDLLIGNAGDDNMFGGLGNDMFRGGTGSDVIEGGDGDDEAFGGDGNDTLRGGEGNDVLDGSAGNDFIAGENGDDTLVGQVGMDTLVGGDGLDELRGGGGNDLLYGDNGNDILFGGANEDRLFGGEGDDFLQGNQQNDELNGENGNDRLFGGDGFDFLDGGSGNDRLEGGNGLDILVGGLGADVLLGNAQNDIYQFNSVEESNPTSMDVIVGMDGVGVAGGDRIDLSNIDANALISGNQTFTFLGLQTTEAGLSFGAGGFWLENAGGPTLLYANTDDDDVIEFAIQINDGAGTSSGDYILGDFIV
- a CDS encoding IS3-like element ISRde1 family transposase (programmed frameshift), whose amino-acid sequence is MTRRMFSREFKQEAVKLVTKRGVSAAQASRDLGIHATVLRRWVRAAAVDGPAAFPGNGKLTPEQEELRILRREVAKLKAERDNLKKSGRLLRQGPAVMFGFVAKHRGVWPVSWMCDALGVSRSGFHAWLTRPRSDRSIRDEELSAAIRASFLRSDRTYGARRVWHDLLEEGYACGLHCVERLMRQAAFKARPKRRQPPKDQGMRSVIAANVLEREFDADGPNQKWVADFTYVWTAQGWLYVAAVIDLFSRRVVGWSMSEQMTSQMVTDALIMAIWRRGRPDELLHHSDQGSQYTSEPFQRLMADHGITCSMSRSGNVWDNAAMESFFSSLKTERIKRKTYRTRKHARADVFDYIERFYNPKRRHSTIG